From one Nematostella vectensis chromosome 7, jaNemVect1.1, whole genome shotgun sequence genomic stretch:
- the LOC5504807 gene encoding stress response protein NST1 — MVEMTDSTVLVERKTSYSEVLKQGPKKDNETNKQYLNGGVYFRRNERSNSECSSDSQLDNLLEAADRIKEGKNNKAKRRVHFNLSNNEEFSYSYSQYTELSDEEGSHTSHLSTNINFTSYYMNGHDDDSGDDDDDDYDDDDDDDEDDDNDYGTDTSEEGSNHGLGKYGYLVDKSGENRKDVNGNIGVVQNGDAVTDTSYEHQEIASKNEYNNKETGEKVSQVNQLESALSQRKNSVQRQLSDLSESLKKAREETNKEMEQLKKDLEARRHEYITDINNIHLQREEQKRKFEEELEEFQNEEKLEERRQRYHEHEALITKQELELEERKKQAIEQDREIRDYEEYLNRRHAVCNNKEKDLVELQNDLDTLSQELEAKRERLLNKSKALEQNMQQALEQEESGASAIPPPPLVERRSRSASRVSGLNRGTDMRIEELKYQNKQLLEELFTLKKAVEAGNEREAETHQTMEALAVENKRLTQKVKHLETQLELARKSADLASDSSGPSVDEILRKTTADMRNSRVGLRPSRMSIHSNNGSHARLAREPSKESVHSKGSGSSDSVKNSKSSKTSKSPARGNSKDGGETGNGRVTNGNEKVTSALCVVM; from the exons ATGGTAGAAATGACAGATTCCACTGTTCTTGTTGAGAGAAAGACTTCGTATTCGGAG gTATTAAAGCAGGGTCCCAAAAAAGACaatgaaacaaacaaacagtaTTTGAATGGTGGTGTTTACTTCAGACGGAATGAGCGGTCTAACTCTGAG TGCTCCTCAGATTCTCAGCTGGACAATTTGCTGGAGGCAGCTGATAGAATAAAGGAGGGAAAGAATAATAAG GCCAAGAGAAGAGTGCATTTCAACTTGTCAAACAATGAAGAGTTCTCCTACAGCTACTCCCAATACACTGAGTTGTCAGATGAAGAAGGAAGCCATACCAGCCATTTGTCTACTAACATCAATTTCACAAGCTATTATATGAATGGTCATGATGACGacagtggtgatgatgatgacgatgactatgatgatgatgatgatgatgatgaagatgatgataatgactatGGAACTGATACAAGTGAAGAAGGGAGTAATCATGGATTAGGAAAATATGGCTACCTTGTGGATAAATCAGGGGAAAATCGTAAAGATGTAAATGGTAATATTGGGGTTGTTCAAAATGGAGATGCAGTGACAGATACTTCATATGAACATCAAGAAATTGCGAGcaaaaatgaatacaataacaaagaaactGGAGAGAAGGTATCTCAG GTAAATCAGCTTGAATCAGCACTTTCACAACGCAAGAACTCTGTTCAAAGACAACTAAGTGATCTGAGTGAAAGTCTGAAGAAAGCGAGAGAAGAGACAAACAAAGAG ATGGAACAGCTGAAGAAAGACTTAGAAGCACGGAGACACGAGTACATTACGGATATCAACAATATACACTTGCAGAGAGAGGAGCAAAA GCGCAAGTTCGAGGAAGAGCTGGAAGAGTTTCAAAACGAGGAAAAGTTGGAAGAACGACGACAAAGATACCACGAACACGAG GCTTTGATAACAAAGCAAGAACTGGAACTCGAGGAGAGAAAGAAGCAAGCTATCGAGCAAGACCGAGAG ATTCGTGATTACGAGGAGTACCTGAATCGACGTCACGCAGTATGCAACAATAAAGAGAAGGACTTGGTCGAGCTACAGAAT GATCTTGACACGTTATCGCAAGAGCTGGAAGCTAAGCGTGAGCGCCTGCTCAACAAAAGCAAAGCTCTGGAGCAGAACATGCAGCAAGCCTTGGAACAAGAGGAGTCTGGGGCGAGCGCGATACCGCCGCCACCATTGGTTGAGCGACGCTCTAG GAGCGCCAGTCGAGTCAGCGGACTGAACCGCGGAACGGACATGCGCATTGAAGAACTCAAGTACCAGAACAAGCAGCTACTAGAGGAGCTGTTTACGCTGAAGAAAGCCGTGGAAGCTGGGAACGAGCGGGAGGCCGAGACGCATCAGACG ATGGAAGCGCTTGCGGTCGAGAACAAACGTCTcactcaaaaagtcaaacATTTGGAAACACAGCTCGAACTCGCCCGTAAAAGCGCGGACCTCGCCTCGGACTCATCCGGGCCTTCTGTCGACGAAATTCTACGTAAAACTACGGCAGACATGCGCAACTCACGAGTCGGACTCAGGCCCTCGAGGATGAGTATCCACAGCAATAACGGTTCCCATGCGCGACTTGCGAGAGAGCCTTCCAAAGAGTCCGTTCACTCTAAAGGCTCTGGGAGCAGCGATTCCGTTAAGAACTCGAAATCGAGTAAAACGTCAAAGTCTCCCGCGAGGGGTAATAGCAAGGACGGTGGTGAGACTGGAAATGGTCGAGTTACGAATGGTAATGAAAAGGTAACGAGTGCGTTATGTGTTGTGATGTAG